One Bosea sp. 124 genomic window, AGCAGCAGCCGCGCGCAGAGGTCGAGCCCCTGCTGGGAGCCGTTGACGATGACGATGTCCTCCGGCGAGCACAGGATGCCACGTGCCCGCCAGAGATAGCCCTGCAGGGCCGCGCGGAGGTCGAGAGCCCCTTGCGGATCGCCATAGCGCAGCCGCTCCCTTCGGCTGAGCGTGACCCTGGTCAGGGCGCGCCGCCAGGGCTGAACAGGAAAGTCGGCGCCGGCGAGGTCGCCATAGCGTAAGTCGGCGACCTTGAACGAGCGTAACGGCGCCGGTGGCGGCAGATCGAGCAGACGCCGCGCGAAACCGGAGAGCCGATGGACCGCTGCGACCGGCGCCGGCGTCGATGTTCCCCTAACCGACAGACCATGCGCCACGACCGGACGGGCCCCGGCCCGCGTGACCAGATAGCCCTCGGCGATGAGCTGGCCATAAGCGGCTGTGACGGTCGTGCGGGACGCGCCCCATTCCGCCGCGAAGGCACGGGTCGATGGCAGGCGATCCCCCGGCTGATAGGCGCCGCTGTGGATCTGCTCCTTGATCGCCGCGATAATCCGGCGTCCGACGCCTTCCAACTGGACCACATCAATCTCGTAAAACTGGCTATTCCCTGCAAGCCAGATTGCCGGCATTGATCCCGCAAACGCAAGGAGATCCGCGATGTACACGCCGCCCGCCTTCCGCGACGACGACAGGGACAGCGTCCTGGCGACGATCCGTGCAGCGCGTCTCGCCCATTTCGTCACGACCACTCAAGACGGCGTGCTGGCCACGCCGCTACCGCTCTACATCGACGCGAACGAGGGCGAGCATGGCGTGCTTTACGGCCATCTCGCCAAGGCCAACCCGCAATGGCGGACGCCCGCCATTGCGGACGGGCTGGCGATCTTCATGGGGCCGGACGCCTATATCACGCCGTCCTGGTACCAGACCAAGCAGGAGACCGGGAAGGTCGTGCCAACCTGGAACTATGTCGCGGTGCATGCCTATGGCCCGGTCGAGTTCTTCGACGACGCCGCCCGGCTGCTGGAGGCAGTGGCGCGGCTGACCGGCATCCATGAGGGCGAGCGCGCAGCGCCCTGGGCGGTGTCCGATGCGCCTGCCGATTTCATTCAGGCCCAGCTTCGCGGCATCGTCGGGCTGCGCATGCCGATCAAGCGGCTGGAGGGCAAGCGCAAGATGAGCCAGAACCGGCCCGCCGGCGACCGCGCCAATGTCGCCGCCGGCCTCGCTGGGAGTTCGCGGCCGACGGAGCGGGATGCCGCGTCACTCATCCCGATCGACTGATCCACTCGTCGGTATCCATTCCCTTCCCCGGTCAGGTCCCATGCCCGATTTCGCCCAGCTCGCCTTGTATATCGCCGCGGCCCTCCTCCTCGCGGTCACGCCCGGCCCCGGCATCTTCTACGTCGCGGCCCGCACGCTTGCCGGCGGTCGCGGCGAGGGCATCGCCTCCAGCTTCGGCACCGGGCTGGGCGGCATGGTCCATGTCCTTGCCGGCAGCCTCGGCGTCTCCGCAATCGTGCTGGCGAGCGCGGAGCTCTTCACCGCGCTCAAGCTGGTCGGGGCCGCCTATCTGGTCTGGCTCGGGTTCCGCACCTTGCAGGCGGCCCGGCGCGATGCGGCGAACACCTTGAGCGACGGCATGGTCGAGCCACCCATCGGACCCCGGAAGGCGTTTCGCGAAGGCGGCGTCGTCGAGGCGCTGAACCCGAAGACCGCGGCCTTCTTCCTTGCCTTCATTCCCCAGTTCGTCGACCCCACGGGCAGCGTGGCGTTGCAGTTCGTGGTGCTTGGCTTCATCTCCGTCCTGCTCAACACCCTGGCCGATGTCGTGGTCGCCATCGCGGCGAGCAGCATCCGCGATGGTGCGTCCGCCCGCCCCGGCCTCGTCAAGCGCCTGCGCGAGGCCTCGGGCGGCGCGATGATCGCGCTGGGCGTCGGCCTGGCCCTGGCAAAGCGGCCCGGCGCCTAAGCGCGAAGACCGCCCGCACGCCCCCACCCGTGTTACTGCGAGCCCAAGCCGTTTGCGCGACTTCCATCGTCTATGAGACTTCCATCGTCTGTGAGACTTGCGGCGAGGCGTCGATCACATGATCGTTCGCTCTCACTCGTGAAGGATTCGCCCTCACGAGGGGTTCGCGGTTGCGGGCCGGCGTCGCGGCGCCGGCAGGAGGCGCCGGAGACGAGATGAGACCGCACGCCGCTCTCGACGCCATCCCCGTCCCGATCCGCCGGGCCGCCTGTGCCTTTCACGAGGCCGGCCACATTCTCGTCGGCTGGCATCACAGGCGATACATCACGCATGCCTGGCTGCGGCCACCTTACGGCTTCAGCGGCGAGACCTGTTTTGTGCCCTATCACAGGGGGTTCGCGACAGAACGGAAGGACGATCTCGCCCGCGCCGAGGTGGAGGTCACGATCCTCTCTGCCGGATATTGCGGGGAGATGATCTACTGGAACGAAGGCGAAGGCCTGAAATGGTATCCGGGCGAGATCAACTCCCATGATGACGACCTGCAGCAGATGCTGCCCTATATCCGCTTCCTGCGCCCGCAGGACGAAGCAGCTTTTCGCCAGCGCTGCGCCCGGGCCGCGACTGCGATCCTGTACGATTCCCGCATGATCGCGGCACAGAAGGCCATCGCCGGGGTGCTGTGCGAAAGACGGCGCATCGAGCCCGACGACGTCGACGACATCATCGGGCGCGGGAGCGCGGGCTGAAGGCCGACCGCGCGGACGCGATGCGGCGCTGGTTCACGCTCACGGCAAGCCCGTATCCAGCTCGCCCGAAAAGGCTCTAGAACGGATGCGAATCGACAGGACCGAGGAACACGACATGACCAGGAAAGTGGCGATCGTCACGGCCGGCGGCAGCGGCATGGGAGCGGCGACGGCGCGCCGCCTCGCGAAGGACGGCTACGAGGTCGCGATCCTGTCCTCCTCGGGCAAGGGCGAGGCGCTGGCGAAGGAACTCGGCGGCATCGGCTTGACCGGCTCGAATCTGTCGCAGGACGACGTCATGCGCCTGGTCGAGCTGACGGTCGCGCGCTGGGGCCGCGTCGATGCGCTTGTCAACAGCGCCGGTCATGGGCCGAGGGCGCCGATCCTCGACATCACCGACGAGGACTGGCATCGCGGCCTCGACGTCTATTTCCTGAGCGCCGTGCGCGCGATCCGGCTGGTGACGCCGATCATGCAGGCGCAGAAATCAGGCGCGATCGTCAACATCTCGACCGCCTGGGCCTTCGAGCCTGATGCAATGTTTCCAACCTCGGCGATGGCACGGGCGGGGCTCGCGGCCTTCACCAAGATCTTCGTCGACAAATATGCGCCCGACAACATCCGGATGAACAATGTCCAGCCGGGCTGGATCGACAGCCTGCCGGCGACCGACGAACGGCGCCAGCGCGTGCCGATGCAGCGCTACGGCACCAGCGACGAGATCGCCGGCACGATCGCCTTCCTGCTCTCGCCCGACGCCGGCTACATCACCGGGCAGAACATCCGCGTCGATGGCGGCATCACGCGCTCGATCTGAGCGGACGATTCCTCGCCAGCGGCCATGACAGGCCGTTGGCATGGCTTTGGCTTGTCACGAGCGGAGCAGAACCGGAGCGCAGGCCTTGGCGACGATCTCTCGACGTTACTCGCATGTGGTCTTCGGCGTCATCCAGGCCGGCCTGACCTCCGCCATCGCATCGGGCGTGGCCGTCATGTCCGGCCCGGAATCGAATGCCTCGCTGCTGCGCTGGGCCTCGTCATGGCTGCTGTCCTGGGGACTGATGCTGCCTGTCGTCATCTTCGCGGCTCCGTTCATCCGGCGCGCGGTTGTAGCCATGACCGGCGAATGAGCGGCCGCTCTGCCCAGCGTCCCGACAGCGCGCGGCACGCTCAGCCCGGCTTGCGGGCCGAGACGATGAAGCGGTCCTGACTCGCCCGCTCGAGCCGCTGGTAGAGCGGCATGAAGCGGCCCTGGGCCCGGTGGATGGCGCCGAGATCGCGATCGATCACCACGTCGACGAAGCCGGCTTCGGTCAGCAGCCGCGCGATCTCCTCCGGCCGGCAGCCTTGCGAGAAATAGACGCGCGAGACGATCTCCTCATGGGCGGCGGCATAGGCGGGCGCAGGCTTCGGCGTCGACAGGCGCCTGACGAGCTTCGCCAGAAGGCGCAGCGCCCGGCCGTTGCCGGGGCGCGGATTGGTCATGTCGACATCGACGATGCCGACGCGGCCGCCGGGCTTCAGCACCCGGTGCCACTCGCGAAAGGCGGCCGGCGGATCGGGCAGCGTCCAGACCAGATGGCGCGTCGCCACGACATCGTAGCTGCCCGCCTCCTCCAGCGTGTCCTCGGCATCGCCGGCATAGAGCCTGATCGGCTTGCCCGCCGTCTTGGCGCGGGCGCGGGCGAGCATCGCCTCCGAGAGATCGAGCCCGGTGACACCATAGCCGAGTTCGGCCAGCAGGAGCGAGATCACGCCGGTGCCGCTGGCGAGATCGAGGGCCTTTGCACCGGGAGCCGCGGCGCCGAGATGGCGGGCGAACAGCGCCAGCCAGCCCTGCCGCTCCTCGGGAGAGAAGATTTCGTGCCCGGGCTGGGTGTCGAAGGTTTCCGAGCGCATCGACCAGAAGTCGCGGATCTCGTCCTTGAGGCTGAGATTGTGGTGCAGGGCTGTCATGGCTGGGGAACACCTTGGCCGGGCGGCTTCTGGTTGGGGTGAGGCGGAGTCGAGAACCACGGAATCCGAACGGAAAGCAAGAGGCGCCACGCATCAACGGACGCCACGAAGGCAAGATGATGGCGAGGCATGTCCTTGTTTTTGTTTACAATAATTCCAGAACATAAACCTTGACCACCCACGGGGCCGGACCTACGAGCCAGCGACTTCGTCCGGAGGTCCATCATGCAGTTCCTGCGCGCCATCCTCGGCACGGCCATGCTCGCGGCGTCGCTCCTTGCAGCGTCGCTCCCCGCTTTTGCCGAAAAAGTCTCGGTCACCGATGTGCTCGGCCGCAATGTCGAGGTCGAGGCACCGGTCCAGCGCGTCATCCTCGGAGAAGGCCGGCAGATGTATTTTGTCGCCGCGCTCGACAAGGACGATCCCTTCAAACGCGTCGTCGGCTGGCGCGACGATCTGCCCAAGGCCGACCCCGACAGCTACAAGCAATATCTCGCCCGCTATCCGCAGATCGCCAAGCTGCCGAGCTTCGGCGGCATGAAGGAAGGCGCCTTCGACATCGAGCAGGCGATCGCGCTGAAGCCTGACGTGCTCTTTCTCAATGTCGAGGCGAAGGTCGCCAGCGACGAGGCGAGCCTGGTCGAGAAGCTCGCAAGCGTCGGCATCCCGGTCGTCTATGTCGATTTCCGTGAGAAGCCGTTCCAGAATACCGAGCCGTCGATGCGGCTGATCGGCAAGCTCTTCGGCAAGGAGAAGCTCGCCGAGGACTTCATCACCTTCCGCGCCAACGAGATCGCCCGCGTCACCGACCGGCTCGCCAAGGTCCCGAATCTGAAGCGCCCGCTCGTCATGCTGGAGCGCGCCGGCGGCTATTCCGACGATTGCTGCATGTCCTTCGGCAACGAGAATTTCGGCAAGATGGTCGAGATCGCCGGCGGCAAGAACTTCGCGTCGGACCTGATCCCCGGCACCTTCGGCACGGTCAATCCCGAAGCCATCGTCGCCGCCAATCCCGATGTCGTCATCATCACCGGCGGCAACTGGGGTGCCTATGTCCCCGGCGGTGCCTGGGTCGGGCTCGGGCCCGGAACCGACATGGTCGAAGCGCGCCGCAAGCTGACCGGGCTCGCCGCGCGGCCAGCCTTCAGCCAGACGCAGGCCGTCAGGAACGGCCGCGTCCATGCGATCTGGCATCAGTTCTACAACAGCCCCTATCAGTTCGTGGCGATCCAGGAGATCGCGAAATGGCTGCATCCGGAGCTGTTTGCCGATCTCGACGCCGACGCCACGCTGAAGACGCTGCATGAGCGGTTCCTGCCACTGCCCTACGAGCCCGGCTATTGGGTCACGGTCGCGCGCAAGTGACTCAGCAAGAGCATGTGAGCCGGCAATGACCGCCACGGCGACCCGCGAGGCACTGCCAGGCCGTCTGGCCTATCGCTCGCTGACACTGCGGCGGCGGCTGATTCTGCTCGGCATGTTCGGCCTGCTGCTCGCCAGCCTCGTCGTCGACATGATGCTGGGGCCGGCGCGCTACGATGTCGGCCAGGTGCTGCGGACACTGCTGAATCCGTCGGAGGCGCCGGCCGCGCTGCGCGTCGTGATCTGGGACATCCGCCTGCCCATCGCGCTGATGGCGGTCGTCACCGGCGCCTCGCTCGCGGTCGCGGGCGCGCAGATGCAGACGATCCTGAACAACCCGCTGGCCAGCCCGTTCACGCTCGGCATCTCGGCGGCGGCGAGCTTCGGGGCGGCGCTGGCGCTGGTCTTCGGCGTCGGTCTCCTGCCGGTCGCCGCCGACTATATCGTCCCGATCAACGCCTTCATCATGGCGATGGGCGCGGCCATGCTGATCCATCTGCTCAGCCAGTCGCGCGGCGTCACCACCGAGACGGTGATCCTGCTCGGCATCGCGTTGGTCTTCACCTTCAACGCGCTGCTGGCGCTGCTGCAGTTCTTCGCTTCCGAACAGGCGCTGGGCGCCGTGGTATTCTGGACGATGGGCTCGCTGACCAAGGCAAGCTGGCAGAAGCTCGCGATCACCACCGCCGTGCTCGCCTTCACCCTGCCCTTCTTCCTGCGCCGGGCCTGGGCGCTGACGACGCTGCGGCTGGGCGACGACAAGGCGGCGAGCTTCGGCATCAACGTCAGGAAGCTGCGGCTCGAGATCATGCTGCTGGTCAGCCTGCTCGCGGCCGTGCCGGTCTCCTTCGTCGGCACGATCGGCTTCATCGGCCTCGTCGGCCCGCATATCGCGCGCATGGTCATCGGCGAGGACCAGCGCTTCTTCGTGCCGGCCTCGGCGCTGGCGGGCGCCGCGATCCTCTCGGCCTCCTCGGTGGTCTCGAAGTCGCTGATCCCCGGCCTGATCTTCCCGATCAGCATCGTCACCGCGCTGATCGGCGTGCCCTTCTTCTTCAGCCTGATCATGACGAGCCGGAAGCGCTCATGGTGAAGCTCGGCTTGGCCGGCGTCGGCGTCGCCTATGGCCGGCGACGCGTGCTTGAAGACGTCAATGCCGCAGAGCTTCGCGGCGGCGAGGTCGTGGCCGTGATCGGCGCGAATGCAGCCGGCAAGTCGAGCCTGTTTCGCCGCATCGCGGGGCTCGCCTCCGGCGACGGCCAGATCACCATGACCGGGGAGAGCCGGATCGCCGGCCGGGCCACACCGCGCTGCTGCTACCTGCCGCAGGACACGGCGGTGAATGCCGTGCTGACCGTCTATGAATCGATCCTGCTCGCGCTCAAGCAGGGCGGTTCCTGGTCGGTCAGCGACGACGAACTCCACCGTATCGACCTCGTCCTGCGCGATCTCGAAATCGAGGATCTCGCTTTCCGAGGTCTCGGCGAACTCTCGGGCGGACAGCGGCAGCTCGTCTCGATCGCGCAGACGCTGGCCCGCGAGCCCGACATCCTGCTGCTCGACGAGCCGACCAGCGCGCTCGACCTGCACCGCCAATTCGAGGTGCTCTCGCTCGTCCGCCGGCTGGCGCGCGAGCGCGGCATGCTGGTGCTGATCTCGATCCACGACCTCAACCAGGCGCTGCGCTTCGCCGACCGGGTGATGGTGCTGGCGCATGCGCGCCTCGTCGCGCTCGGCGATCCGCGCCTGATCGTGACGCCCGCCCTGCTCGACGAGGTCTATGGCGTCCGCGCCCGCGTCGAGACGCTGGCGGGTGGAGAGCCTTTCGTCCTCGTCGAAGGATCGAGCCGGCAGATCGTCTGAGCGGCGGTTCAGGCGGCGAGGCTGCGCATTTCCTTGATCAGGTCGGACTTGCCCTCGAAGCCGATACCGGCCAAGTCCGGCATGACGATATGGCCGGCTTCGACCCTGACGCCGTCGGGGAAGCCGCCATAGGGCTGGAACAGGTCGGGATAGGATTCGTTGCCGCCGAGCCCGAGCCCTGCCGCAATGTTCAGCGACATCTGGTGGCCGCCATGCGGGATGCAGCGGCGCCAGGACCAGCCGTTTTCCTTCAGCATTTCCAGCGTCCGGAGATACTCGACGAGGCCATAGCTCAGCGCGCAATCGAATTGCAGCCAGTCGCGGTCCGGGCGCATGCCGCCATAGCGGATCAGATTTCGGGCATCCTGCATCGAGAACAGGTTCTCGCCGGTCGCCATCGGGCCGGGATAATGCTCGGCAAGCCTCGCCTGGAGGTCGTAGTCGAGTGGATCGCCCGCCTCCTCGTACCAGAACAGATCATATTGCCGCAGCGCCTTGGCGTAGGCGATCGCGGTCTCCAGATCGAAGCGGCCATTGGCGTCGACCGCGAGCTGGCAGCCGGCCGGCAGCAGCTTCAGCACCGTCTCGATGCGCTTGCAGTCGTCTGTGAGCGGGGCGCCACCGATCTTCATCTTCACGACCGTGTAGCCGCGATCGAGATAGCCCTGCATCTCGGCGGCCAGCCCTTCGAGCCCCTTGCCGGGATAGTAGTAGCCGCCGGCGGCGTAGACGAAGACCTTCGGATCGGCCGTGACGCCAGCGCGCTCCGCCAGCAGGCGGAAGAGCGGCTTGCCGGCGATCTTGGCGACGGCGTCCCAGACCGCCATGTCGATGGTGCCCATGGCGACGGAGCGCTCGCCGTGGCCGCCCGGCTTCTCATTGGTGAACATCGCGGCCCAGACCTTGGCCGGGTCGATATTGCCGCCCTGCGCATCGAGCAGGCTCTCGGGCGCGGCCTGGAGCACGCGCGGGGCAAAACGCTCGCGGATCAGCCCGCCCTGGCCGTAGCGACCGTTCGAGTTGAAGCCGTAGCCGATCACCGGCTTGCCGTCGCGGATCACGTCCGTGACGACCGCGACGAGACTGAGCGTCATCTTCGAGAAATCGATGAAGGCGTTGGCGATGGGCGAGGCGATCGGGGCGGTGCGCTCCCTGATGTCGACGATACGCATGAGTCGAATGATGTCCTGTGGGTCGGGCTTCTTGTCGCGCCGGATCATAGAAAAATCGGCCGCCTTGTCAGCCATCTCTGGACTGGTCTTTTTTCACGCTAGCCATTCCGATATGAGATGGTTGAGCGGCCCCCTCGGGAGAATCCATGCGCAGCTTCGATCCGGTCTCGCTGCGGCTCTTCATCGCCGTCTGCGAGGAGCGCAACATCGCCGCCGCCGCGAGACGCGAGGCGATCGTGCCCTCGGCCGTCAGCAAGCGCATCAGCCAGATGGAAGACGAGGCCGGCGTCGCCCTGCTGGAGCGCGGCCGGCGCGGCGTCGCCCTGACGCCGGCCGGCGAAACGCTCTGCCGCTATGCGCGCGACATGCTGCACCTACTCGACCGGATGCGGGCGGAACTCGGCGCCTTCGCCGAGGGCGTGCAGGGGCATGTGCGCGTCTTCGGCAGCAAATCCGCGGTGGCGCAGTTCCTGCCGCAGGATATCGGCGTCTTCGCGCAGCGCTATCGCGAGGTGCGCGTCAGTCTCGAGGAGCGCGAGATCTGGGAGGTCGTGCGCGGCGTCGAGGAGGGCCGTGCCGATATCGGCGTCTGCTGGGATGCAGTCGATCTGCGCGGCCTCGACGCCCTGCCCTACCATCGCGATCGTCTCGCCGTGATCGTGCATCCGGACCATCCCCTGGCAGGGCTCGATCAGCTCGCCTTCGAGGACACGCTGGATTACGAGCATGTCGATATCGTCGGCCGCAGCATCATGACGACGACGCAGCGCAATGCGGCCGCAACCGCGGGCAAGCCGTTGCGGCATCGCATCCAGGTCTCGACCGTCGATGCCGCCTGCCGCATCGTTGCAGCCCAGCTCGCCCTGGCGATCGTGCCGCGCGAGGAGGCCGGCGCGATCCAGGAGGCCCTCGGCCTCAGGATCGTTCCGCTCCGCAACGGCTGGGCGAAACGTCAATTCGTCATCGCCACGCGAAGCGCCGGGCTGAGCCTGCCGGCGCAACTGCTCGTGCAGAGCCTGCGTGACTCAGCTCTGGCGGTGCCGGACGGCGCGCCCGTGCCCTAGCCGGTGAGCTCGACGCCGCGCTGTGCCGCCGCCCCGGCCGAGGCATAGGCTTGAAGCGTGTCGAAGAGCTTCTGCGGGATGGTGATGCCCTGTGCCGCCATGCGCTGACGGGCCGAAGTCCGCCGGCTGCCCGGCAGGCGCGCGCCCTCCTGGCCAGTGATCGCACCGAAAAGCCGTTCCAGCCGCTCAGTCGAGCCATCGCCGGCGAGCGCGCCGGTGTCGATCGCGATGAAGAACTGGCCGGTGCGGGGCGAGCCGCCGAGATTGTCGGCGAAGGAGGAGGCGTCGATCGAGAGATTGGCGCCGGTGAGCCAGGCCGCGAAGATCTCGACGATCAGCGCGAGTCCGGCGCCCTTGTAGCCGCCCGCCGGGACCATGGTGCCGCCTGCCAGCGCAGCTTTGGGGTCGGTCGTCGGCTCGCCGTCCCGGTCGAGCGCCCAGCCGAGCGGGATCGGCTCGCCGCGCTGCTGGTGGACGACGATCTCGCTCTTGGCGACGACGCTCGACGACTGGTCGAGCACGAGCGGATCGAGGCCTGCGCGCGGCACGGCGAGCGCGATCGGGTTCGTGCCGAAGACGGGCTTCGTGCCGCCCATCGGCGCGATCGAGGCCGGGGCGTTGACGAAGGCCAGCGCAAGGAGGCCGTGCTGCGCGATGCGCTCGACATGATAGCCAACGACGCCGCAATTGTACGAGTTGCTGACCGCGAGCGCGGCGATGCCCTGCGCCTTTGCCGCCTCGCACAAAGCCGGCAAACCAAAATCGATGGCCGGGTGGGCGAAGCCACCTTTGGCATCGACGCGGACGAGGCCCGGCCTCGGGCTGTCGAGCACCGGGCGCGCCTTGCCGTCGATCTTGCCGACCCGCGCATGCTCGCAATAGGTCGGCAGGCGG contains:
- a CDS encoding mandelate racemase/muconate lactonizing enzyme family protein; the encoded protein is MRIVDIRERTAPIASPIANAFIDFSKMTLSLVAVVTDVIRDGKPVIGYGFNSNGRYGQGGLIRERFAPRVLQAAPESLLDAQGGNIDPAKVWAAMFTNEKPGGHGERSVAMGTIDMAVWDAVAKIAGKPLFRLLAERAGVTADPKVFVYAAGGYYYPGKGLEGLAAEMQGYLDRGYTVVKMKIGGAPLTDDCKRIETVLKLLPAGCQLAVDANGRFDLETAIAYAKALRQYDLFWYEEAGDPLDYDLQARLAEHYPGPMATGENLFSMQDARNLIRYGGMRPDRDWLQFDCALSYGLVEYLRTLEMLKENGWSWRRCIPHGGHQMSLNIAAGLGLGGNESYPDLFQPYGGFPDGVRVEAGHIVMPDLAGIGFEGKSDLIKEMRSLAA
- a CDS encoding class I SAM-dependent methyltransferase, whose product is MTALHHNLSLKDEIRDFWSMRSETFDTQPGHEIFSPEERQGWLALFARHLGAAAPGAKALDLASGTGVISLLLAELGYGVTGLDLSEAMLARARAKTAGKPIRLYAGDAEDTLEEAGSYDVVATRHLVWTLPDPPAAFREWHRVLKPGGRVGIVDVDMTNPRPGNGRALRLLAKLVRRLSTPKPAPAYAAAHEEIVSRVYFSQGCRPEEIARLLTEAGFVDVVIDRDLGAIHRAQGRFMPLYQRLERASQDRFIVSARKPG
- a CDS encoding ABC transporter ATP-binding protein, with amino-acid sequence MVKLGLAGVGVAYGRRRVLEDVNAAELRGGEVVAVIGANAAGKSSLFRRIAGLASGDGQITMTGESRIAGRATPRCCYLPQDTAVNAVLTVYESILLALKQGGSWSVSDDELHRIDLVLRDLEIEDLAFRGLGELSGGQRQLVSIAQTLAREPDILLLDEPTSALDLHRQFEVLSLVRRLARERGMLVLISIHDLNQALRFADRVMVLAHARLVALGDPRLIVTPALLDEVYGVRARVETLAGGEPFVLVEGSSRQIV
- a CDS encoding FMN-binding negative transcriptional regulator, giving the protein MYTPPAFRDDDRDSVLATIRAARLAHFVTTTQDGVLATPLPLYIDANEGEHGVLYGHLAKANPQWRTPAIADGLAIFMGPDAYITPSWYQTKQETGKVVPTWNYVAVHAYGPVEFFDDAARLLEAVARLTGIHEGERAAPWAVSDAPADFIQAQLRGIVGLRMPIKRLEGKRKMSQNRPAGDRANVAAGLAGSSRPTERDAASLIPID
- a CDS encoding LysR substrate-binding domain-containing protein; translated protein: MRSFDPVSLRLFIAVCEERNIAAAARREAIVPSAVSKRISQMEDEAGVALLERGRRGVALTPAGETLCRYARDMLHLLDRMRAELGAFAEGVQGHVRVFGSKSAVAQFLPQDIGVFAQRYREVRVSLEEREIWEVVRGVEEGRADIGVCWDAVDLRGLDALPYHRDRLAVIVHPDHPLAGLDQLAFEDTLDYEHVDIVGRSIMTTTQRNAAATAGKPLRHRIQVSTVDAACRIVAAQLALAIVPREEAGAIQEALGLRIVPLRNGWAKRQFVIATRSAGLSLPAQLLVQSLRDSALAVPDGAPVP
- a CDS encoding LysE family translocator, yielding MPDFAQLALYIAAALLLAVTPGPGIFYVAARTLAGGRGEGIASSFGTGLGGMVHVLAGSLGVSAIVLASAELFTALKLVGAAYLVWLGFRTLQAARRDAANTLSDGMVEPPIGPRKAFREGGVVEALNPKTAAFFLAFIPQFVDPTGSVALQFVVLGFISVLLNTLADVVVAIAASSIRDGASARPGLVKRLREASGGAMIALGVGLALAKRPGA
- a CDS encoding DUF2798 domain-containing protein — its product is MATISRRYSHVVFGVIQAGLTSAIASGVAVMSGPESNASLLRWASSWLLSWGLMLPVVIFAAPFIRRAVVAMTGE
- a CDS encoding SDR family oxidoreductase; this translates as MTRKVAIVTAGGSGMGAATARRLAKDGYEVAILSSSGKGEALAKELGGIGLTGSNLSQDDVMRLVELTVARWGRVDALVNSAGHGPRAPILDITDEDWHRGLDVYFLSAVRAIRLVTPIMQAQKSGAIVNISTAWAFEPDAMFPTSAMARAGLAAFTKIFVDKYAPDNIRMNNVQPGWIDSLPATDERRQRVPMQRYGTSDEIAGTIAFLLSPDAGYITGQNIRVDGGITRSI
- a CDS encoding iron ABC transporter permease, with protein sequence MTATATREALPGRLAYRSLTLRRRLILLGMFGLLLASLVVDMMLGPARYDVGQVLRTLLNPSEAPAALRVVIWDIRLPIALMAVVTGASLAVAGAQMQTILNNPLASPFTLGISAAASFGAALALVFGVGLLPVAADYIVPINAFIMAMGAAMLIHLLSQSRGVTTETVILLGIALVFTFNALLALLQFFASEQALGAVVFWTMGSLTKASWQKLAITTAVLAFTLPFFLRRAWALTTLRLGDDKAASFGINVRKLRLEIMLLVSLLAAVPVSFVGTIGFIGLVGPHIARMVIGEDQRFFVPASALAGAAILSASSVVSKSLIPGLIFPISIVTALIGVPFFFSLIMTSRKRSW
- a CDS encoding Ldh family oxidoreductase, whose amino-acid sequence is MSDHQPAGGVRLSLAEVEELTRRALLACGVDPRNEGAITASVVAAEADGIHSHGLARLPTYCEHARVGKIDGKARPVLDSPRPGLVRVDAKGGFAHPAIDFGLPALCEAAKAQGIAALAVSNSYNCGVVGYHVERIAQHGLLALAFVNAPASIAPMGGTKPVFGTNPIALAVPRAGLDPLVLDQSSSVVAKSEIVVHQQRGEPIPLGWALDRDGEPTTDPKAALAGGTMVPAGGYKGAGLALIVEIFAAWLTGANLSIDASSFADNLGGSPRTGQFFIAIDTGALAGDGSTERLERLFGAITGQEGARLPGSRRTSARQRMAAQGITIPQKLFDTLQAYASAGAAAQRGVELTG